In the Myxococcales bacterium genome, one interval contains:
- a CDS encoding diguanylate cyclase yields MIGKFVTIRPFSWKRSAWIWIVLALFLCPASAGAQVPALRVYSIEDGLKYPQVFTVYQDSRGFLWVGTSYGLGRYDGRKFINFTKATGLPHDSVRQVIEDAEGLIWAITQDGMITVNPQVLDDPAEALQPVPASLPASCREGTPLAARHGEDLWLVCQRQLVRVHNWQPETVAVVPELDQEKIRSFAFDPNGVPWVMTNRHAAAWIDGEWQRLDQAAADGEENVALRLTKDGFYLLRGDGLYRYDGRDFRRETPWDFPPEARPIDFLPYRDALVLLTHSNGIYLMERDKPARHFWLENGFPTNDLNGGMVDRDGLLWLASENGLIKLTNFSLLTYRLDRTQAGNFIFSFAAAPAGGIWIGHAGGVSYLAEGQEPRAVYNQESVWSLLALGDGSLLAGTETGLVRLENGRAERYADLPLLGKAHLYDLHRDRTGRIWATTLDGLASFAWDEAQRRPRDVRIYQIPDGLPINEVRAISESADGTLWFGTDGGGLVRWRDGKLSVIGKESGLPTLVCRAVLARPEGVWIGTDLGLFLYADGKVRPLTRINDQLEDSYIAALAEGEDGEVWIADSYNVYRFHDGALSRAVGKLYGLGGQMTTAENGLFFDGRSRLWIGFTNGFSSLDLHTLVRTVDEPAIVIDQVRDRQRRRVHPGDRVSHADNTITFTFLSPTYFAEDLTQFQSYLEGYEDSWTMPQKSCERVYANLPAGSYQLRVRAISAAGRPSAKIGVFPFRIEPPWWRRFWFKFLAAAAGLLVAYSAYRLRTVQWRQRQQQLETLVRQRTTELRQANLRLLEANRKLEELANLDGLTNLLNKRHFQIMYEREWKNALRQKQPLAVLMIDVDCFKAFNDNYGHQAGDDCLQRVADTLRATVARPADLVARYGGEEFIVVLSDTPQSGGGHLAETIRARIEALGIEHRHSSAAAVVTVSIGVAGGVPDAHSTPDELVQLADRLLYQAKQKGRNQVRIAS; encoded by the coding sequence TTGATCGGAAAATTCGTCACCATCCGGCCCTTTAGCTGGAAACGATCGGCCTGGATCTGGATCGTCCTGGCGCTCTTTCTCTGCCCGGCAAGCGCCGGCGCGCAGGTGCCCGCCTTGCGCGTTTATTCCATTGAGGACGGCCTAAAATACCCACAGGTATTTACAGTGTATCAAGACAGCCGCGGTTTTCTCTGGGTCGGCACGTCCTACGGGCTTGGGCGCTACGACGGGCGGAAGTTCATCAACTTCACCAAGGCCACCGGCTTGCCGCACGACTCGGTCCGCCAGGTGATCGAGGACGCCGAAGGCCTGATCTGGGCGATCACCCAGGACGGCATGATCACGGTCAATCCGCAGGTGCTCGACGATCCGGCGGAGGCGTTGCAGCCCGTGCCGGCTTCCTTGCCCGCGTCCTGCCGGGAGGGGACGCCGCTCGCGGCCCGGCACGGCGAGGATTTGTGGCTCGTCTGCCAGCGCCAGTTGGTCCGTGTCCACAACTGGCAACCGGAAACCGTGGCGGTCGTGCCCGAACTGGATCAAGAAAAAATCCGTTCCTTCGCTTTCGATCCGAACGGCGTGCCTTGGGTGATGACCAACCGGCACGCAGCGGCCTGGATCGACGGCGAATGGCAGCGGCTCGATCAAGCGGCGGCCGACGGCGAGGAAAACGTCGCTTTGCGATTGACCAAGGACGGTTTCTATCTGTTGCGCGGCGACGGTCTGTACCGCTACGACGGCCGCGATTTCCGGCGCGAGACGCCGTGGGATTTTCCGCCCGAGGCCCGGCCGATCGATTTTCTGCCCTACCGCGACGCGCTGGTGCTGCTGACCCATTCGAACGGCATCTACCTGATGGAGCGGGACAAGCCGGCGCGGCATTTCTGGCTGGAAAACGGATTTCCGACCAACGACCTCAACGGCGGCATGGTCGACCGCGATGGCCTGCTTTGGCTCGCCTCCGAAAACGGGCTCATCAAGCTGACCAATTTCTCCCTGCTGACTTACCGGCTGGATCGAACCCAGGCCGGCAATTTCATTTTTTCCTTCGCCGCGGCTCCGGCGGGCGGCATCTGGATCGGCCACGCCGGCGGCGTTTCCTACCTGGCGGAAGGACAGGAACCGCGCGCGGTCTACAATCAGGAAAGCGTCTGGTCGCTGCTGGCGCTGGGCGACGGCTCGTTGTTGGCGGGCACGGAAACCGGCTTGGTACGGTTGGAAAACGGCCGCGCCGAGCGGTACGCCGACCTGCCGCTGCTCGGCAAGGCGCACCTCTACGATCTGCACCGCGACCGGACCGGGCGCATCTGGGCGACGACCCTGGACGGCCTGGCATCGTTCGCCTGGGACGAAGCGCAACGGCGGCCGCGCGACGTGCGGATTTATCAAATCCCCGACGGCCTGCCGATCAACGAGGTCCGCGCGATCAGTGAAAGCGCCGACGGCACGCTGTGGTTCGGCACCGACGGCGGCGGGCTGGTCCGCTGGCGCGACGGCAAGCTGAGCGTCATCGGCAAGGAAAGCGGATTGCCGACGCTGGTCTGCCGCGCCGTCCTGGCCCGGCCGGAGGGCGTCTGGATCGGCACGGATCTCGGCTTGTTTCTCTACGCCGACGGCAAGGTCCGGCCGCTGACCCGGATCAACGATCAACTGGAGGATTCCTATATCGCCGCGCTGGCCGAAGGCGAGGACGGGGAAGTTTGGATCGCCGACTCGTATAACGTCTACCGCTTCCACGACGGCGCCTTGTCGCGGGCCGTCGGCAAGCTGTACGGCCTGGGCGGCCAGATGACGACGGCGGAAAACGGGCTGTTCTTCGACGGCCGGAGCCGGCTTTGGATCGGTTTTACCAACGGCTTCAGCAGCCTGGATCTGCATACGCTGGTCCGAACGGTCGACGAACCGGCGATCGTCATCGATCAGGTGCGCGACCGCCAGCGCCGGCGCGTCCACCCCGGCGACCGGGTTTCCCACGCCGACAACACGATTACGTTCACCTTTCTCTCGCCGACCTATTTCGCCGAGGATCTGACCCAGTTTCAAAGCTATCTCGAAGGCTACGAGGACAGTTGGACCATGCCGCAAAAATCCTGCGAGCGGGTTTACGCCAATTTGCCGGCCGGGTCCTACCAGCTTCGTGTGCGCGCCATCTCCGCCGCCGGCCGTCCGAGCGCGAAGATCGGCGTTTTCCCCTTCCGCATCGAACCGCCGTGGTGGCGGCGGTTCTGGTTCAAATTCCTGGCGGCGGCTGCCGGCCTGCTGGTCGCGTATTCGGCCTATCGGCTGCGCACGGTCCAGTGGCGGCAACGCCAGCAACAACTGGAAACGCTGGTCCGCCAGCGCACGACCGAATTGCGGCAAGCCAACCTCCGGCTGCTGGAAGCCAACCGGAAGCTCGAGGAATTGGCCAACCTCGACGGTCTGACCAACCTGCTCAACAAGCGCCACTTCCAGATCATGTACGAACGCGAATGGAAAAACGCCCTGCGGCAGAAGCAGCCGTTGGCGGTGCTGATGATCGACGTGGATTGCTTCAAGGCCTTCAACGACAACTACGGCCACCAGGCCGGCGACGACTGCCTGCAGCGGGTGGCCGATACCCTGCGGGCCACCGTGGCGCGCCCGGCGGATCTGGTGGCGCGCTACGGCGGCGAGGAATTCATCGTCGTCTTGAGCGACACCCCGCAATCGGGCGGGGGGCACCTGGCGGAGACGATCCGGGCGCGGATCGAGGCGCTGGGCATCGAACACCGCCACTCGAGCGCGGCGGCGGTGGTGACCGTCAGCATCGGCGTGGCCGGCGGCGTGCCCGACGCCCATTCGACGCCGGACGAGCTGGTGCAACTGGCCGATCGCCTGCTCTATCAAGCCAAGCAAAAAGGCCGCAATCAGGTCCGCATCGCTTCGTAA